A genomic window from Candidatus Angelobacter sp. includes:
- the trpC gene encoding indole-3-glycerol phosphate synthase TrpC: MNILDTIVEQKRREITRLPSRIIAAGDLRDALLERGERRDFIEALRKPRCGDIALIAEVKKASPSAGVICPDFDPVRIAREYEAAGTSCLSVLTDEKFFQGSLDHLRQIRAAVKLPLLRKDFIIDERQILEAVEWGADAVLLIVAILTDNQLKQFHSIATEAGVAALVEIHNESELERALAVGASLIGANNRDLKTFKVDLATTERLAARMRATSNGKEELLVAESGINTRNDVRRLKRAGADAILVGESLMRGGNVQVKIGELLGLDLA, encoded by the coding sequence GTGAACATTCTGGACACCATCGTTGAGCAGAAGCGCCGGGAAATCACGCGGCTGCCGTCGCGCATCATCGCGGCGGGTGACCTGCGCGACGCCTTGCTCGAACGCGGTGAGCGGCGTGATTTTATCGAAGCGCTGCGCAAACCCCGATGCGGCGACATCGCGCTGATCGCCGAGGTTAAAAAGGCGTCGCCATCAGCCGGCGTGATCTGTCCCGATTTTGATCCGGTCCGGATCGCCCGGGAATATGAAGCGGCGGGAACGAGCTGTCTGTCGGTGTTGACCGACGAGAAGTTTTTCCAGGGATCGCTCGATCACCTCCGCCAGATTCGCGCAGCGGTGAAACTACCCTTGCTGCGCAAGGATTTCATCATCGATGAACGACAGATTCTGGAAGCCGTTGAATGGGGCGCAGACGCGGTCCTGCTGATTGTGGCGATCCTGACGGACAATCAGTTGAAACAGTTTCATTCGATCGCAACCGAAGCAGGTGTGGCCGCATTGGTGGAAATCCACAACGAATCCGAGCTGGAGCGGGCGCTGGCAGTTGGCGCATCACTCATCGGCGCAAACAATCGCGACCTCAAAACGTTCAAGGTGGACCTCGCCACCACCGAACGGCTGGCGGCGAGAATGCGTGCCACCTCAAACGGCAAGGAAGAATTGCTGGTCGCCGAAAGCGGCATCAACACCCGCAACGACGTTCGCCGGCTCAAGCGGGCGGGTGCGGACGCGATTCTCGTGGGCGAATCGCTCATGCGCGGCGGCAATGTCCAGGTGAAGATCGGAGAACTGCTGGGTCTCGATCTGGCGTGA